A section of the Symphalangus syndactylus isolate Jambi chromosome 19, NHGRI_mSymSyn1-v2.1_pri, whole genome shotgun sequence genome encodes:
- the SPRTN gene encoding DNA-dependent metalloprotease SPRTN isoform X1: MDDDLMMALRLQEEWNLQEAERDHAQESLSLVDASWELVDPTPDLQALFVQFNDQFFWGQLEAVEVKWSVRMTLCAGICSYEGKGGMCSIRLSEPLLKLRPRKDLVETLLHEMIHAYLFVTNNDKDREGHGPEFCKHMHRINSLTGANITVYHTFHDEVDEYRRHWWRCNGPCQHRPPYYGYVKRATNREPSAHDYWWAEHQKTCGGTYIKIKEPENYSKKGKGKTKLGKQPVSAAENKDKRSRGEAQLVIPFSGKGYVLGETSNLPSPGKLITSHAINKTQDLLNQNHSANAVRPNSKIKVKFEQNGSSKNSHLVSPAVSNSHQNVLSDYFPRASVANQKAFRGVNGSPSVTVGNIPKNSVSSSSQRRVSSSKISLRNSSKVMESASVMPSRDVSGSEDTFPNKRPRLEDKTLFNNFFIKKEQIKSSGNDPKCSTTTAQNSSSSCNQSKMVNCPVCQNEVLESQINEHLDWCLEGDSIKVKS; encoded by the exons ACCTGATGATGGCACTGCGGCTTCAGGAGGAGTGGAACTTGCAGGAGGCGGAGCGCGATCATGCCCAGGAGTCCCTGTCGCTAGTGGACGCGTCGTGGGAGTTGGTGGACCCCACACCGGACTTGCAGGCACTGTTTGTTCAGTTTAACGACCAATTCTTCTGGGGCCAGCTGGAGGCCGTCGAGGTGAAGTGGAGCGTGCGAATGACCCT GTGTGCTGGGATATGCAGCTATGAAGGGAAGGGTGGAATGTGTTCCATCCGTCTCAGCGAACCCCTTTTGAAGTTGAGACCAAGAAAGGATCTTGTAGAG ACCCTCCTGCATGAAATGATACATGCCTATTTATTTGTAACTAATAATGACAAAGATCGAGAAGGGCATGGTCCAGAATTTTGTAAACATATGCATCGCATCAACAGCCTGACTGGAGCCAATATAACG GTATACCATACTTTTCATGATGAGGTAGATGAGTATCGGCGACACTGGTGGCGCTGCAATGGGCCATGCCAGCACAGGCCACCGTATTACGGCTATGTCAAACGAGCTACTAACCGGGAACCCTCTGCTCATGACTATTGGTGGGCTGAGCACCAGAAAACCTGTGGAGGCACTTACATAAAAATCAAGGAACCAGAGAATTACtcaaaaaaaggcaaaggaaagacAAAACTAGGAAAGCAACCAGTATCAGCCGCAGAGAATAAAG ATAAACGCAGCAGAGGTGAGGCCCAGCTGGTAATCCCTTTTAGTGGGAAAGGATATGTTCTAGGAGAAACAAGCAATTTACCTTCACCTGGGAAACTGATCACTTCACATGCCATTAATAAAACCCAAGATCTTTTAAATCAAAACCATTCAGCAAATGCTGTAAGACCTAATTCTAAAATCAAGGTGAAATTTGAACAGAATGGTTCAAGTAAAAATTCTCATCTGGTCTCCCCTGCTGTTAGTAATAGTCACCAAAATGTTCTAAGCGACTACTTTCCCAGAGCATCAGTTGCCAACCAAAAGGCTTTCAGAGGTGTGAATGGATCTCCAAGTGTAACAGTTGGCAACATCCCTAAAAACTCAGTCTCTTCTAGTTCTCAAAGAAGGGTTTCATCTTCTAAGATATCCCTAAGAAATTCTTCAAAAGTAATGGAATCAGCATCTGTGATGCCATCCCGGGATGTGAGTGGGTCTGAAGATACATTCCCAAATAAACGACCTAGGCTAGAAGACAAGActctttttaacaatttttttatcaagaaagaacaaataaaaagcagTGGTAATGATCCAAAGTGTAGTACAACCACAGCTCAGAATTCCAGCAGTTCATGCAACCAGAGCAAAATGGTTAATTGCCCAGTTTGTCAGAATGAAGTTTTGGAGTCTCAGATTAATGAGCACTTGGACTGGTGCCTTGAAGGTGACAGCATCAAAGTCAAAAGCTGA
- the SPRTN gene encoding DNA-dependent metalloprotease SPRTN isoform X3, producing the protein MDDDLMMALRLQEEWNLQEAERDHAQESLSLVDASWELVDPTPDLQALFVQFNDQFFWGQLEAVEVKWSVRMTLCAGICSYEGKGGMCSIRLSEPLLKLRPRKDLVEVYHTFHDEVDEYRRHWWRCNGPCQHRPPYYGYVKRATNREPSAHDYWWAEHQKTCGGTYIKIKEPENYSKKGKGKTKLGKQPVSAAENKGTFVYIL; encoded by the exons ACCTGATGATGGCACTGCGGCTTCAGGAGGAGTGGAACTTGCAGGAGGCGGAGCGCGATCATGCCCAGGAGTCCCTGTCGCTAGTGGACGCGTCGTGGGAGTTGGTGGACCCCACACCGGACTTGCAGGCACTGTTTGTTCAGTTTAACGACCAATTCTTCTGGGGCCAGCTGGAGGCCGTCGAGGTGAAGTGGAGCGTGCGAATGACCCT GTGTGCTGGGATATGCAGCTATGAAGGGAAGGGTGGAATGTGTTCCATCCGTCTCAGCGAACCCCTTTTGAAGTTGAGACCAAGAAAGGATCTTGTAGAG GTATACCATACTTTTCATGATGAGGTAGATGAGTATCGGCGACACTGGTGGCGCTGCAATGGGCCATGCCAGCACAGGCCACCGTATTACGGCTATGTCAAACGAGCTACTAACCGGGAACCCTCTGCTCATGACTATTGGTGGGCTGAGCACCAGAAAACCTGTGGAGGCACTTACATAAAAATCAAGGAACCAGAGAATTACtcaaaaaaaggcaaaggaaagacAAAACTAGGAAAGCAACCAGTATCAGCCGCAGAGAATAAAGGTACCTTCGTGtatattctttga
- the SPRTN gene encoding DNA-dependent metalloprotease SPRTN isoform X2, translating to MDDDLMMALRLQEEWNLQEAERDHAQESLSLVDASWELVDPTPDLQALFVQFNDQFFWGQLEAVEVKWSVRMTLCAGICSYEGKGGMCSIRLSEPLLKLRPRKDLVEVYHTFHDEVDEYRRHWWRCNGPCQHRPPYYGYVKRATNREPSAHDYWWAEHQKTCGGTYIKIKEPENYSKKGKGKTKLGKQPVSAAENKDKRSRGEAQLVIPFSGKGYVLGETSNLPSPGKLITSHAINKTQDLLNQNHSANAVRPNSKIKVKFEQNGSSKNSHLVSPAVSNSHQNVLSDYFPRASVANQKAFRGVNGSPSVTVGNIPKNSVSSSSQRRVSSSKISLRNSSKVMESASVMPSRDVSGSEDTFPNKRPRLEDKTLFNNFFIKKEQIKSSGNDPKCSTTTAQNSSSSCNQSKMVNCPVCQNEVLESQINEHLDWCLEGDSIKVKS from the exons ACCTGATGATGGCACTGCGGCTTCAGGAGGAGTGGAACTTGCAGGAGGCGGAGCGCGATCATGCCCAGGAGTCCCTGTCGCTAGTGGACGCGTCGTGGGAGTTGGTGGACCCCACACCGGACTTGCAGGCACTGTTTGTTCAGTTTAACGACCAATTCTTCTGGGGCCAGCTGGAGGCCGTCGAGGTGAAGTGGAGCGTGCGAATGACCCT GTGTGCTGGGATATGCAGCTATGAAGGGAAGGGTGGAATGTGTTCCATCCGTCTCAGCGAACCCCTTTTGAAGTTGAGACCAAGAAAGGATCTTGTAGAG GTATACCATACTTTTCATGATGAGGTAGATGAGTATCGGCGACACTGGTGGCGCTGCAATGGGCCATGCCAGCACAGGCCACCGTATTACGGCTATGTCAAACGAGCTACTAACCGGGAACCCTCTGCTCATGACTATTGGTGGGCTGAGCACCAGAAAACCTGTGGAGGCACTTACATAAAAATCAAGGAACCAGAGAATTACtcaaaaaaaggcaaaggaaagacAAAACTAGGAAAGCAACCAGTATCAGCCGCAGAGAATAAAG ATAAACGCAGCAGAGGTGAGGCCCAGCTGGTAATCCCTTTTAGTGGGAAAGGATATGTTCTAGGAGAAACAAGCAATTTACCTTCACCTGGGAAACTGATCACTTCACATGCCATTAATAAAACCCAAGATCTTTTAAATCAAAACCATTCAGCAAATGCTGTAAGACCTAATTCTAAAATCAAGGTGAAATTTGAACAGAATGGTTCAAGTAAAAATTCTCATCTGGTCTCCCCTGCTGTTAGTAATAGTCACCAAAATGTTCTAAGCGACTACTTTCCCAGAGCATCAGTTGCCAACCAAAAGGCTTTCAGAGGTGTGAATGGATCTCCAAGTGTAACAGTTGGCAACATCCCTAAAAACTCAGTCTCTTCTAGTTCTCAAAGAAGGGTTTCATCTTCTAAGATATCCCTAAGAAATTCTTCAAAAGTAATGGAATCAGCATCTGTGATGCCATCCCGGGATGTGAGTGGGTCTGAAGATACATTCCCAAATAAACGACCTAGGCTAGAAGACAAGActctttttaacaatttttttatcaagaaagaacaaataaaaagcagTGGTAATGATCCAAAGTGTAGTACAACCACAGCTCAGAATTCCAGCAGTTCATGCAACCAGAGCAAAATGGTTAATTGCCCAGTTTGTCAGAATGAAGTTTTGGAGTCTCAGATTAATGAGCACTTGGACTGGTGCCTTGAAGGTGACAGCATCAAAGTCAAAAGCTGA